In the genome of Streptomyces sp. NBC_00190, one region contains:
- a CDS encoding putative quinol monooxygenase, whose protein sequence is MTTTVEYIRYRIALDDQQAFEDAYTRAAEALAASPECIDYELARCEEENERYILRIRWTSVDAHLGGFRKGEHFPAFFSAIRPYVTAIEEMQHYTVTDIVGTGKAAG, encoded by the coding sequence ATGACGACCACCGTCGAATACATCCGCTACCGGATCGCATTGGACGACCAGCAGGCCTTCGAGGACGCGTACACCCGGGCGGCCGAGGCCCTGGCCGCGTCGCCCGAGTGCATCGACTACGAGCTGGCACGCTGCGAGGAGGAGAACGAGCGCTACATCCTCCGCATCCGCTGGACCTCGGTCGACGCCCACCTGGGCGGCTTCCGCAAGGGCGAGCACTTCCCGGCCTTCTTCAGCGCGATCCGGCCGTACGTGACGGCGATCGAGGAAATGCAGCACTACACGGTGACCGACATCGTGGGCACCGGAAAGGCCGCAGGGTAA
- a CDS encoding group II truncated hemoglobin codes for MSTTPTIYEWMGGAEAMNRLTDAFYAHALRDEILAPVFAGMDSEHPQHVAVWLSEVFGGPSDYSAHHGGHQHMATKHLGRAITERQRRRWVDLLLDTADEVGLPTDPEFRAVFVYYIEWGTRMALIYSGANPPPVDAAKIPVWSWGQTPPWVPKTATD; via the coding sequence ATGAGCACGACACCCACCATCTACGAGTGGATGGGCGGCGCGGAGGCGATGAACCGTCTCACCGACGCCTTCTACGCCCACGCCCTGCGGGACGAGATCCTGGCCCCGGTCTTCGCCGGCATGGACTCGGAGCACCCGCAGCACGTCGCGGTCTGGCTGTCGGAGGTCTTCGGCGGCCCGTCGGACTACTCCGCCCACCACGGCGGCCACCAGCACATGGCCACCAAGCACCTGGGCCGCGCGATCACCGAGAGGCAGCGCCGCCGCTGGGTGGACCTGCTCCTGGACACGGCCGACGAGGTCGGCCTCCCGACGGACCCGGAGTTCCGCGCGGTGTTCGTCTACTACATCGAGTGGGGCACCCGCATGGCCCTGATCTACTCGGGCGCCAACCCGCCCCCGGTCGACGCGGCCAAGATCCCGGTCTGGTCCTGGGGCCAGACCCCTCCGTGGGTCCCGAAGACCGCGACGGACTGA